In the genome of Candidatus Nitrosotenuis sp. DW1, one region contains:
- a CDS encoding bifunctional 5,10-methylenetetrahydrofolate dehydrogenase/5,10-methenyltetrahydrofolate cyclohydrolase: MVGTKIDGVLVASSVKERVRNAVSELKSRGVEPCLATILVGDNQASATYVKNKHKACADVGILTKDHKLPATTSQEEMNELLSTLNSDESIHGILVQLPLPKQLGEFETTSRISPIKDVDGLTPYNVGLLSLGKAILKACTPSGIIELFDYYKIDLEGKNVAVINRSNLLGKPLYHLLLQRNATVTTCHSKTKNLQKICHDSDIIITGVGDRTRFTLTPEMIHDGAIVIDVATTRHDEKLVGDCDFDKIIQKASFASPVPGGVGPMTIAMLLKNTVTAASLSESIVRR, translated from the coding sequence TTGGTTGGAACAAAAATTGACGGAGTCCTAGTGGCGTCCTCAGTCAAAGAAAGGGTAAGAAATGCAGTCTCTGAGCTAAAATCGCGTGGAGTTGAACCATGCCTTGCCACAATACTAGTCGGGGACAATCAGGCATCTGCCACATATGTGAAAAACAAGCACAAGGCATGTGCCGATGTTGGCATTCTGACCAAAGACCACAAGCTGCCAGCAACCACATCGCAAGAGGAAATGAATGAGCTGCTCAGCACCCTAAATTCAGACGAGTCCATCCACGGAATACTGGTTCAGCTTCCGCTCCCAAAGCAATTAGGAGAGTTTGAGACCACTTCAAGAATTTCGCCAATCAAGGATGTTGATGGGCTAACACCGTACAATGTCGGGCTACTGTCTTTGGGAAAAGCAATTCTAAAGGCATGTACGCCATCAGGAATAATCGAATTATTTGATTACTACAAAATAGACTTGGAAGGAAAAAACGTGGCAGTAATAAATCGGAGCAACCTGCTTGGAAAGCCACTATACCATCTGCTGCTGCAGCGAAACGCAACTGTCACCACTTGTCACTCCAAAACAAAGAACCTTCAAAAAATTTGCCACGATTCGGACATTATAATAACGGGGGTGGGAGATAGAACGAGGTTCACATTGACTCCAGAAATGATACACGACGGTGCCATAGTGATAGACGTTGCGACGACACGTCATGACGAAAAACTAGTCGGGGATTGCGATTTTGACAAAATAATACAAAAGGCGTCATTTGCATCACCAGTGCCAGGAGGCGTTGGGCCAATGACAATTGCAATGCTTTTAAAAAACACGGTTACTGCGGCTTCGCTAAGTGAGAGCATTGTCAGAAGATAA
- a CDS encoding winged helix-turn-helix domain-containing protein: MAVTKGYRDKIYIIKDIILLLAQYGELNQTSLVSYSGLNLKKHKHIIDELEARQIITKTVLQDGKRKITIYRVTAKGMEFCRNIIEPYEDLFPRKTDTDSSKLSLLILV, from the coding sequence ATGGCAGTCACCAAAGGTTACCGTGACAAGATCTACATAATAAAAGACATAATTTTGCTTCTCGCCCAATATGGTGAACTGAATCAGACGTCACTGGTAAGCTACAGCGGCCTGAATCTAAAAAAACACAAGCACATAATCGATGAATTAGAAGCGCGCCAAATAATTACAAAGACCGTCCTGCAAGACGGCAAGCGCAAAATTACAATTTACAGGGTTACTGCAAAGGGGATGGAGTTTTGCCGAAACATCATAGAGCCGTACGAGGATCTATTTCCAAGAAAAACAGACACCGACAGCAGTAAACTAAGTCTCCTGATCCTCGTCTAA
- the ileS gene encoding isoleucine--tRNA ligase yields MHLAKEFDSKNIEEEIRSHYTKIGLQKIISKSDEKKSKIIFIEGPPTMNGIPHAGHLRGRVMKDFWYRYMTLKGHKVTFNAGWDTQGLPVELQAEKELGITGGKTEILKSFGIERLVEECKRLVHKYNEKWIRVDQLLGMSFNQEKAYWTYKDGFIEREWQFLKKAHETGILTEGYRVVAYCPSCQTSLSHAEVNQGYDMVQDPSLYYKVKMESEDAFLIVWTTMPFTLVTDAMVGLNPEENYHYVKVENETWVVGEKRLDEFMKEIKIENYEIIKTLKGSTFEGKKYAHPLLDLIPKLKDLANDPTIHVAVAESFVDANTGSGLVHLSPANGEEDYEIARKRNAPIFNPINDEVKFTEDAGKYAGLFVRDADRIIVDDVRGAGALVRIGKIKHKYPLCWRSHHPIVWIARREFFYMLDRLGDKAIQAAENVEYFFEQPKNRFLGIIKEKHPWCISRERFWGCPLPIWNCKKCGHIERLFSRKEIVDSAVDLPDGPNFELHRPWIDKVVIRCKKCSANMEREKFVLDTWHNSGSAPYSSLTDEEYASGIPAPFLTEGIDQTRGWAYTLLIENVILNNKPIAPFKSFLFQGHVLDKNGNKMSKSLGNVMDAEELLTKYPVDLIRFYFMWKSSPIEPLNFSTDEMMSRPYQILNTLYHIHLYFKQNSEYDKFDSDATPIQSVQSKGLLQPPDIWLLSKLQKLIVQVGENNDKCKFHESAKAIEDFVINSLSQIYIPITKAELWEEDGANERRFAIYAVLHEILKTLDILIHPLCPYTSEYLYLATFGKNSILLDKWPQHQHGLINESIEESFDLMKEAVSVSAAARMKAKLKRRWPLNEAIICVKKSEKPKIETLSDLLLSQLNVEKFKVVEIESKEGLELLDEMQKAGIPARPAIEMDRKKIGPKAKQHMALLLAKFSETRQEDIVSELLANGAYAFDVGPAKITLDREDFVVDFDARDGFAFSKRDGLVVFISTIRNREMMSRGLVKDLARRLQTLRKERGYNPTDILQTASILDLDEESLEMAKEKSSDLAFLVRVKQIDFAGVGKNYKDDDIDGQKIRISVE; encoded by the coding sequence TTGCATTTAGCAAAAGAATTTGATTCAAAAAATATCGAGGAGGAGATCAGATCTCACTACACCAAGATAGGTCTTCAGAAAATTATTTCAAAGTCAGATGAGAAGAAATCAAAGATAATTTTCATCGAGGGTCCGCCCACAATGAACGGCATCCCACATGCGGGACACCTGCGAGGACGCGTCATGAAGGACTTTTGGTACAGATACATGACTCTAAAGGGACACAAGGTCACATTCAATGCGGGCTGGGACACGCAGGGGCTTCCAGTGGAATTGCAGGCAGAAAAGGAGCTTGGAATTACTGGAGGAAAGACAGAGATTCTAAAATCATTTGGAATTGAAAGACTAGTTGAGGAGTGCAAGCGCTTGGTTCACAAGTATAATGAAAAATGGATAAGAGTCGATCAGCTGCTCGGCATGTCATTTAATCAAGAAAAAGCATACTGGACTTACAAGGACGGATTCATCGAGCGAGAGTGGCAATTTCTAAAAAAAGCACATGAGACTGGAATTCTCACCGAGGGATACAGAGTTGTCGCATACTGCCCAAGCTGCCAGACATCGCTTAGCCATGCGGAGGTAAACCAGGGATATGACATGGTGCAAGACCCATCACTATACTACAAGGTCAAGATGGAATCAGAAGACGCATTCCTAATTGTATGGACAACAATGCCGTTTACCTTAGTAACAGATGCAATGGTCGGACTAAATCCGGAAGAAAACTACCATTATGTCAAAGTGGAAAACGAGACTTGGGTTGTCGGCGAAAAGAGACTAGATGAGTTCATGAAGGAGATAAAAATTGAAAATTACGAGATAATAAAAACGCTCAAGGGTTCCACATTTGAGGGGAAAAAATACGCACATCCACTACTAGATTTGATCCCAAAGCTAAAGGATTTGGCAAATGATCCCACAATTCATGTTGCGGTTGCAGAGTCGTTTGTCGATGCAAACACAGGAAGCGGGCTTGTGCACCTGTCACCTGCAAACGGCGAAGAAGACTATGAGATTGCCAGAAAGAGAAACGCTCCAATTTTCAATCCAATCAACGACGAGGTAAAGTTTACAGAGGATGCGGGAAAGTATGCAGGCCTTTTTGTTCGCGATGCAGACAGGATAATCGTAGACGACGTTCGGGGTGCAGGAGCGCTTGTCAGAATTGGCAAAATCAAGCACAAGTATCCGCTTTGCTGGAGGTCGCACCACCCAATTGTCTGGATTGCAAGAAGAGAGTTCTTTTACATGCTAGACAGACTTGGGGACAAAGCGATACAGGCAGCAGAAAACGTAGAGTATTTTTTTGAGCAGCCAAAGAACCGATTTTTAGGCATAATAAAAGAAAAACACCCGTGGTGCATTTCCCGTGAAAGGTTTTGGGGCTGCCCACTGCCAATCTGGAACTGCAAAAAATGTGGCCATATCGAGAGACTTTTTTCGAGAAAAGAGATAGTTGATTCTGCAGTAGATCTGCCAGATGGGCCAAACTTTGAGCTTCACAGACCATGGATCGACAAGGTAGTAATCAGGTGCAAAAAATGCAGCGCAAACATGGAAAGAGAGAAATTTGTTTTAGACACTTGGCACAACAGCGGCTCTGCGCCATACTCATCTCTGACAGACGAAGAATATGCGTCTGGAATACCTGCACCATTTCTGACAGAGGGCATAGACCAGACTCGCGGATGGGCATATACTCTTTTGATCGAAAATGTTATTTTGAACAACAAGCCAATTGCACCGTTCAAATCGTTCCTGTTTCAGGGTCACGTTCTCGATAAAAACGGCAACAAGATGAGCAAGAGCCTTGGAAACGTCATGGATGCAGAAGAGCTGCTTACAAAGTATCCAGTAGATTTGATCAGATTTTATTTCATGTGGAAGTCAAGCCCGATTGAACCGCTCAACTTTAGCACAGACGAGATGATGTCAAGACCATACCAGATCCTAAACACGCTATATCACATTCACCTGTATTTCAAACAAAACAGTGAATACGACAAGTTCGACAGTGATGCCACCCCCATCCAGTCGGTTCAAAGCAAGGGACTGCTCCAGCCCCCAGACATTTGGCTACTATCCAAATTGCAAAAACTCATCGTGCAGGTAGGTGAGAACAACGACAAGTGCAAGTTCCACGAGTCAGCAAAGGCAATCGAAGACTTTGTCATAAATTCGCTAAGCCAGATTTACATACCAATCACAAAAGCTGAGCTCTGGGAGGAAGACGGCGCAAACGAAAGAAGGTTTGCAATTTATGCAGTGTTGCACGAGATACTCAAAACACTTGACATCCTGATACACCCGCTTTGCCCCTATACCAGTGAATACCTGTATCTTGCAACATTTGGCAAGAATAGCATCCTGCTTGACAAGTGGCCACAGCACCAGCATGGACTGATCAACGAGTCAATCGAGGAATCATTTGATCTAATGAAAGAGGCAGTGTCAGTTTCTGCAGCGGCCAGGATGAAGGCCAAGCTGAAGCGAAGATGGCCGTTAAACGAAGCCATAATTTGCGTCAAAAAGTCAGAAAAGCCCAAAATTGAAACACTCTCGGATCTTCTCCTATCACAGCTAAACGTTGAAAAATTCAAAGTTGTTGAGATTGAAAGCAAAGAAGGTCTCGAATTACTCGATGAGATGCAAAAAGCAGGCATTCCAGCAAGGCCAGCCATAGAAATGGACAGAAAAAAGATAGGGCCAAAGGCAAAACAGCACATGGCACTGCTACTTGCCAAGTTTTCAGAAACAAGGCAGGAAGACATTGTGTCTGAATTGCTGGCAAATGGGGCATACGCGTTTGATGTTGGGCCTGCCAAGATAACACTAGACAGGGAAGACTTTGTAGTTGATTTTGATGCACGAGATGGTTTTGCATTTTCAAAAAGGGACGGCCTCGTTGTATTTATTTCGACCATACGAAACAGGGAGATGATGTCAAGGGGATTGGTAAAGGACTTGGCAAGAAGATTGCAGACGCTGCGAAAAGAAAGAGGATACAACCCGACAGACATCTTGCAGACAGCGTCAATACTTGATCTAGACGAAGAGTCACTTGAAATGGCAAAAGAAAAATCATCCGATCTTGCATTTTTAGTCAGAGTAAAACAGATCGACTTTGCAGGAGTCGGCAAGAACTACAAAGACGATGACATCGATGGTCAAAAAATTCGAATCTCAGTAGAGTAA
- the purD gene encoding phosphoribosylamine--glycine ligase, with amino-acid sequence MLVDVLVVGSGGREHAIGWKLSKSTKVGQIFFAPGNGGTKNNIPIQVDELDKLADFAAKNNCFTVVGPEVPLALGIVDKFNERNLPIFGPTKNAAQLESSKIWAKTFMKRNNIPTAAFEVFDDPASAKEYVKSKDYDVVIKADGLAAGKGVIVCNGKQEAFDAIDLILVKQSFGNAGKRIIVEEKIDGVEASYIALSDGNIAIPMATSQDHKRIFDDDKGPNTGGMGAYSPTGVIDDKLAEKIQKSIIDKTIESLKSEGITFKGFLYAGIMLKDGNPYVLEYNARMGDPECQPILVRMDSDLFEYLTASSDGTLAKLPAVSWKKQSAVCIVLASRGYPESYPKNDEIAGLDSVDETHAVVFHAGTKLENNKVLTSGGRVLGVTALGDSLQSAIANAYSAAGKISWKNKYCRMDIGKKGLLYL; translated from the coding sequence ATGTTGGTTGATGTTTTAGTTGTTGGCTCTGGCGGACGTGAACACGCGATTGGGTGGAAATTATCCAAATCAACAAAAGTGGGCCAGATATTTTTTGCGCCTGGTAATGGCGGAACCAAAAACAACATTCCGATCCAAGTAGACGAACTCGACAAACTGGCAGACTTTGCTGCAAAAAACAACTGCTTTACAGTAGTTGGCCCCGAAGTCCCGCTTGCCCTGGGGATTGTGGACAAGTTTAACGAAAGAAACCTTCCAATTTTTGGCCCGACAAAAAATGCAGCACAGCTTGAGTCAAGCAAAATTTGGGCAAAAACATTCATGAAGCGAAACAACATTCCGACTGCCGCCTTTGAGGTCTTCGATGATCCTGCGTCCGCAAAAGAATACGTCAAATCAAAAGACTATGATGTGGTAATAAAGGCAGATGGGCTTGCCGCAGGAAAGGGAGTCATCGTATGCAACGGCAAACAAGAAGCCTTTGACGCAATAGATTTGATTTTAGTAAAGCAGTCGTTTGGGAACGCAGGAAAAAGAATAATCGTGGAGGAAAAAATAGACGGCGTTGAAGCATCGTACATCGCGCTCTCTGACGGAAACATCGCAATTCCGATGGCGACAAGTCAGGACCACAAAAGAATATTTGATGATGACAAGGGTCCAAACACCGGCGGAATGGGGGCGTATTCTCCAACTGGCGTAATTGATGATAAACTAGCTGAAAAAATACAAAAAAGCATCATCGACAAAACAATCGAGTCCCTAAAGTCTGAGGGAATAACTTTCAAGGGATTTCTTTATGCGGGAATCATGCTAAAAGATGGCAATCCATACGTGCTGGAATACAATGCAAGGATGGGGGATCCAGAATGCCAGCCAATACTGGTTCGCATGGACTCTGATCTGTTTGAATATCTCACGGCAAGCTCTGATGGAACACTTGCAAAACTACCTGCCGTTTCCTGGAAAAAGCAAAGTGCCGTTTGCATAGTTTTGGCATCACGGGGATATCCTGAATCCTATCCAAAAAATGACGAGATTGCTGGATTGGACTCTGTCGATGAAACGCACGCCGTCGTGTTTCATGCGGGGACAAAACTTGAAAATAACAAAGTTCTCACAAGCGGCGGGCGTGTTTTGGGCGTAACTGCGCTTGGGGATTCACTACAAAGTGCAATCGCAAACGCGTATTCTGCCGCAGGCAAAATATCTTGGAAAAACAAGTATTGCAGAATGGATATTGGGAAAAAAGGCCTACTTTACCTGTGA
- a CDS encoding cupredoxin domain-containing protein: MARQKNKVNQKFNSRKLIWTCGIILAVAGIGYAALMSSAPVNARYPVLGVPANHYIKVVNSQNGPAFVSTSTKGGKGFSGAGGHLTPTIEVNNNELVSIHVLNEDHQKHNFNIDQFNVHTKDLDHFGSQSITFVADKSGRFSYYDSLNPKMNGTILVGK; encoded by the coding sequence TTGGCAAGGCAAAAGAATAAAGTAAATCAAAAGTTTAACTCACGCAAATTAATCTGGACTTGCGGCATCATACTTGCAGTAGCTGGAATCGGCTATGCTGCATTGATGTCTTCAGCCCCAGTCAATGCAAGGTATCCAGTGTTAGGAGTCCCAGCTAACCACTACATCAAGGTGGTAAATTCCCAGAACGGTCCTGCGTTTGTCAGCACGTCCACCAAGGGAGGAAAGGGATTCTCAGGGGCCGGAGGACACCTTACGCCCACAATCGAGGTTAACAATAACGAACTTGTGTCAATACACGTGCTTAACGAAGACCACCAAAAACACAATTTTAACATAGACCAGTTCAACGTCCACACAAAAGACCTTGATCATTTCGGTTCGCAATCAATTACGTTTGTTGCAGACAAATCAGGAAGGTTTAGCTATTATGATTCGCTCAACCCCAAGATGAACGGCACCATTTTGGTAGGCAAGTAG
- a CDS encoding 5-formyltetrahydrofolate cyclo-ligase: MSEDKPRLRSHLLEKRDGLSHDFMTIASKQIQRNLKKIEAFRNAEKVACYYSIGSEVKTLDIIQQMISEGRTVALPRVVDDDLVFCAVKNFEELQKGEFGIMEPRKNCPIVDDFDIILVPAVAMMRTGQRLGYGMGYYDRFLSKHKITTIALEYSKLVVRNIPKSDGDVPIQWVVTEDEVIRTSQVK; the protein is encoded by the coding sequence TTGTCAGAAGATAAGCCACGGTTGCGCAGCCATTTGCTTGAAAAGCGCGACGGACTGTCGCATGACTTTATGACAATAGCAAGCAAGCAAATCCAAAGAAACCTCAAAAAAATAGAGGCATTTAGGAACGCAGAAAAAGTTGCCTGCTATTATTCCATTGGAAGCGAGGTCAAGACGCTTGACATAATACAGCAGATGATAAGCGAGGGCAGAACGGTTGCGCTCCCAAGAGTCGTAGATGACGATCTAGTTTTTTGTGCCGTCAAGAACTTTGAGGAGCTACAAAAAGGAGAGTTTGGGATAATGGAGCCAAGGAAAAACTGCCCCATAGTTGACGATTTTGACATCATTTTGGTTCCAGCAGTGGCAATGATGCGAACAGGCCAGAGACTTGGCTACGGCATGGGATACTATGACAGGTTTTTGTCAAAGCACAAGATAACCACAATAGCGTTAGAGTATTCAAAACTTGTTGTCAGGAACATACCAAAATCAGATGGCGACGTCCCAATACAATGGGTTGTCACCGAAGATGAAGTGATAAGAACATCACAGGTAAAGTAG